One genomic segment of Musa acuminata AAA Group cultivar baxijiao chromosome BXJ3-3, Cavendish_Baxijiao_AAA, whole genome shotgun sequence includes these proteins:
- the LOC103980069 gene encoding protein SOB FIVE-LIKE 5-like — MRRAFSCVDPLMQREEDDVSSDCSSGCQSGWTDYLDKSCGECRQPLVCGKGGSFEEEEEDLSMVSDASSGPPHFPEEDEHSCGYLRSSTCFQAGGCLCSALSPAAGLAAGGAKKRRIEPEQQRQRSSLLDDTASSPLFSLSKACYIPDPYSPSSDFNQLLSFNEAISEFSCGFKRNLQLEKQMGHLQSSVPVKPTPWRPTSRKVGGKKIW, encoded by the exons ATGAGAAGAGCCTTCTCCTGTGTCGATCCACTGATGCAGAGAGAGGAGGACGATGTTAGCTCGGATTGCAGCAGTGGATGCCAATCTGGTTGGACCGACTACTTGGACAAGTCCTGCGGTGAGTGCCGTCAGCCTCTCGTCTGCGGCAAAGGTGGTTCctttgaggaagaggaggaggacctgTCCATGGTCTCCGATGCGTCCTCCGGGCCTCCACATTTTCCCGAGGAGGACGAGCATTCCTGCGGCTATCTTCGCTCCAGCACTTGCTTTCAGGCCGGCGGCTGCCTCTGCTCTGCCTTGAGTCCAGCTGCTGGATTGGCCGCGGGCGGTGCCAAGAAGAGGAGAATCGAACCAGAGCAGCAGAGACAACGTTCTTCTCTGTTGGATGACACCGCCAGTTCGCCTCTGTTCAGCTTATCCAAGGCATGCTATATTCCTGATCCTTACTCTCCATCATCTGATTTCAATCAGCTGCTCAGCTTCAACGAAGCCATTTCGGAGTTCTCTTGTGGCTTTAAG AGAAATCTCCAACTGGAGAAGCAAATGGGCCACCTTCAATCCTCTGTTCCTGTGAAGCCAACCCCTTGGAGACCA ACATCAAGAAAAGTAGGTGGGAAGAAGATTTGGTGA